The stretch of DNA acacagaggccctagcagccttcaagcataatatccgcaacgagtggcttgcccggcacctgggacaggaaaagccgaaatctatggcagccctcacgacactcatgacctgcttttgcgcgggagaagacagctggctagctcgcagcaacaacttaACTAAAAAccttggtaattcggataccaaggacaaaagtggcaggtcGCGCCGGAACAAGCAAAAACGCTGCGTTAACATCGACAACaacgaggatacgacagtcaatgccagattccgaggctacaaatccggtcagcggaaaaagccattcaaaagaaatacttagggcccgtctagtttggaccgaatactcgaccgctcgtgccagatacatggcacccccaaaaggccagccaatcacaccaacagggattgttgggtgttcaagcaggcaggcaagttaaatgccgaaaatagaGACAAGGGGCGGCGtagcgacgaggaggaggagcccaggccgccgaacaacagtggacagaagggttttcccccacaagtgcggacggtgaacatgatatacgcaacccacatctccaagagggaacggaagcgtgtgttacgggacgtatatgcgctggagccagtcgccccaaagttcaacccatggtcctcctgcccgatcacttttgatcgaagggaccaccccactagcatccgtcatggcggattcaccgcattggttttagacccaattattgacggatttcatctcacaagagtccttatggacggcggcagcagcctgaacctgctttatcaggacacagtgcggaaaatgggcatagatccctcgaggattaaacccaccaaaacgacctttaaaggcgtcataccaggtgtagaggccaactgtacaggctcagtcacacttgaagtggtcttcggatctccggataacttccgaagcgaggagttaatcttcgacatagtcccttccgcagtggctatcacgcactgctcggacgaaccacattcgcaaagttcaatgcggtaccgcattatgcatacctcaagctcatgatgccaggccctcgaggagtaatcacggtcaacggaaacaccaaacgctctctccgaacggaggagcatacggcagcgctcgcagtggaggcgccgttaagcacctccagcagattgtccggcacctccggttggacggaggccgccggctcagaaggcttgctcctcttggaaggagttcgcctaccgcggtccggaaccgttgaagattccggcgcggtgtccggctcaaagccggacttggagccctggggggtcttgtcccctttactcccggagtccggaaggtcgcctcgtggctcctccaggaccacctcctcttggCCCGGAGCTTGTCGCTACACCACTTCGGCatcgtccgcagtgcgggggaggcagcgggcggaactgagttcacgtccgatgaatccagggagccgctcgacgactcgtcgagcccggccttgggcggactgcataattacattcggcATAAGGAACAGCTGTGCAACAagggaatgctatgagttactctggtatccgaatacttacgatcccGCCGGGCGCCTGGCCCtttgcggccactcctcttcgccctcgTTGGCGTCgctggagtagtccggaggaagggttttccccttcttagacccttcggcctcccctgttggggcagccttcctcttctttcctccccccgatggagggggagaggtctcttcttcctcctcgttttcatgggaggagcgCGTCTCGGATTCGTCGGATGAAGAATCCGACACCTCCTCgcaccgggaactctttcgagtccccgtggccttcttcttggccttcttctctggcaccacgtaaggtgccggagccagcagcttcgATAAACGAGCATctgctgggtcttcgggcaaaggggccggacagttgacctgtccggacttcgcctgccactcctgtcaaaggtaagggagtttagatcccgcatagagtcaaactatgagaAACAAATTTCCTGTAAAAGGTAAAGATAACCCACCGCACTAGCtggacgctgcgtgctgaatccgcggtcCTCGGATGCGGATGCGGGAGcttcggcgcccttgaatagcaccttccaggcatcttcgtacatcgtgtcgaagagcctactCAAGGTTTGGTGCTGCGTCGGATCGAACTCCCATAGagtgaaagcccgttgttgacacgggaggatccggcggacgagcatgacctggactatattgacaagcttgagccgcttgttcaccagggattggatgcatgtttgcagtccggtcacctcttcctcgttgccccacgacaggcccgtctcttttcaggacgtgagccgcgtagggggtccggatcggaactcgggggctgcgacccattcagggtcgcgcggctcagtgatgtaaaaccaccccgactaccaccccttcagggtttccacaaaagagccctcaagccagaggacgttggccatcttgcccgccatggcgcctccgcactccgcctggctgccgcgcaccaccttcggcttgacgttgaaagtcttgagccaaaggccgaaatgggggcggatgcggaggaaagcctcacacacgacgataaacgccgagatgttaaggacaaagttcggggccagatcatggaaatctaggccatggtagaacatgagcccccggacaaatgggtggagaggaaaacctagtccacggaggaaatgggggaggaatacaaccctctcatggggccttggggtggggagaagcttccccttttcgggaagccggtgcgcaatgtcattggacaagtatccggccttccttagctttttgacatggccctccgtaacggaggagaccatccacttgcctcccgctccggacatggctggagaagattgaggtgggaagtgcggacttgggcgctggagctcgggtgcacAGGAGATGGATGAgctgaggaggaagaaggcattggtaaaaaggtggatccttatccccttatatgggcggatgcggctatgcgtccccaccagcctgataaaactcgcttatctcccaagcgccgtgataaatggcgcggttgggttacccacgtccgtattgatgagaatcccgtaaaaaggggacacgatctctgctttgacaagacgtgccaaggaaaccgcctcgcaaaataCGCTGAGGTGGGggtaaaaacgattcgaataaaggcttggtcgtAGTGTGATGTCGCGCTAcgaaatacgtcagcagattagatttgtgttaatattattctctctatggcaatatgtggaaacttattttgcagagccggacactacccttagtgtttacaaacttttatgaagaaccTGGAAGatgaacccaccttgcaatgccgaagacaatctgcgcgccggactcgtcgtcattgaagcctagttcaggggctactgaggaagtcctggattagagggtgttcggatagccggactataccttcagccggactcctagaccatgaagatacaagattgaagacttcgtcccgtgtccggaggggactttccttggcatggaaggcaagcttggcgatgcggatattcagatctcctaccattgtaaccgactttgtgtaaccctaaccctatccggtgtctatataaactggagggttttagtccgtaggaccgaatccaacatacaacaatcataccataggctagcttctaaggtttagcctccttgatctcgtggtagatctactcttgtactacccatatcatcaatattaatcaagcaggacgtagggttttacctccatcaagagggcctgaacctgggtaaaatattgtgtccctcgtctcctgttaccatccgcctagacgcacagttcgggaccccctacccgagatccgccggttttgacaccgacagggagtGTGACTGGACTAGCCGATATACCTTGCAGAATAGACGTATTTAGTGGCTGGATAGAGAGCTTTCCTAAACATCAAAGGCAGGTGATAGCTGTGCGCATTGCGTCAGTTTTCTGGACTTTGTGAAAAGCCAGGACCTCTGCTACTTTTCATCATATTTACCCGCATGATCCTAGTGTTTTGTTCTATCAAGTTGCTTACTGGATCTCCTATTGGGCGGGCCTATAGAGAAGAGGAAAGCAATCGATCATGCAGGAGGTGGCGGCGCTGCTAATTGAGGTGGCGAATGGTTCTTTCAACAAGAGTAGAGGCTGGGCGCCGATGACGAGAAGGCTTGGAGTAGGGTAATTTTTAGTTTTTGCATTTATTTGGAGCTCGCTTTAGCCGGGACAGGCTGCTGGGGATGCTTTTTCTCGTTTTTTGCCGCGAAAATTGCAGGGCCCTTGCGTGGTATCCCTCTCTTTGCAAATGAGAAGTTAGTTGATGCCTCAgcatgttgctttgtgctcatcCTTTCGAATATTTAAAGACTTTGTTTATCGGTTTTCTTTCATTTAATGGAATGAAATTGGGGGCATGCCCCTCAATTCGTAAAAATACTTTTTAAAAGGTCAAAAGTTACAAACTTTGATCAAGTTTGTGGAGAAAAATATTGACATCTAAAATGCTCATATATAACTAGACTCATCATAAGTTGTAGCCTCATATGTTATATATTTAGAATTATAGATATAAATCATTTTCTCTATAAACCCGATCAAGGTTTGTAGATTTGACCTTTTAAAAagtctatatgcactacattatgtaAAAACATTAGTTTGGTGAATTCAATTGATTTGAGCCATTCAATCATCTATATCGAATGTCTCATGCTGCTCCAATTTGTAGCCATCACATCATGTATAAATTAGAAACATGTTAATTACATTGATCGTAATTTGAAAATAAAATTAATTGTATTAAACACAATTAATCTCGGATTCAACATTAATTGCAATTAATTTTGAAAATAATATTATTGTCAAACTAGACGGGAGTGCACATACACGAACACTAGTGCATGAAACAGATAAAGTCTTTGCTTTTCACGCAGACTATACATGACAACACCTATACTTGGTAGACCTATTGATTTGATATCGTGAATGTTGATGTTTTTTCTATAAACTTAATAAAACTTTGATTTTTTTAATGTAAGACAAACCTGAAATGGGAACTAAAATGAGACATATAGAACGGGGATCAAAAGAGGACCAGACCGCGCAGCATATCACGGGCCGACACCGCAGGAAACGGATTCAAAGCCATGCACGCACTCTGCTCTCTCAGCAGAGCAGCCGCACGCAGCTCTTCAGTTGGTGCTCTTGTCGCTGCCGCCTCTCTTCTCCTTGATGAGCTTCAGGAGGCTGggcatcatcttcttcttcctcttgatGGTGAACGACGGCGACTTGGGGTTCCAGTTCGCCGCGGACACCGACGACCGCCGACCCTTCGACCTCTTCGACGTCGCCGACACCCTGCTCGACCTCCGCCGCGGGTACGCGCACTGCAGGCCCACACTCTCCGCCGTCGCGTTCAGGTCGTACAGCTCCTGCTCCAGCGCCTTCTGCTCGCCCGCCGTCTTCTCCGCCTCCGACGCCACCTGCGCCTCCCTGGGGCCCATCTCCCTCATCTCCCGCTCCGCCGCCTCGGCCCGCATCGCCACCTCCTTCTCGCTGGCCTTGAGCGCCTGCACCCACGCCTGCGCCGCGGCCACCTTCTTGTCGGCCACCACCCGGACCAGCGCCGCGCGCCCGCTCAGGTACTCGTACTCGAACCGCGAGACGGTTATAGTCCCCTGCCGCCGGGGCGCCGCCGACGCCCTGGCCTGCATTGTGCTCTCCACGGCAGCCTTGAGCTTCTTCATTGCCGACGCCTCGGACGCCTTCGCCGCCTCCAGCTCCTTCACCGACTGCCTGATCCGCTCCTCGGCCGTGGCCATCTCCGCGGCGACGTTGTCGGCCTCTGCTAGCACGCACCGCTTCTCCAGCATGGTCAGCTCCTCCTCCTtgctcgccgcctcggtctcggCATGCAGCTGCTGCATCGCCGCCGTGAGGTTCGACACGATGGCCTTGGACCTCTCGTCGGCGGCCGTGACGGCCTCCATCTGGGCCCTCGCCTTGAGGAGCTTCGCGTTCAGCTGCTGCACCTGCGCGTCCGCGTTCTTCTCCTGCGCCTTGAGCCGGTCGATCTCCTGGACGACCCCCATGATCTCGGTCCGGGTGCGGTCCATGGAGGTCATGAACTGGAACGCCCCCGCCTTGATGCTCTCCAGCTCGTTCTTCGCCATGGACAGCTCGGCCTccgcggcctgcagcaacgcCCTGTCCTGCGCCTCTCCTTTCTTCTGTCTCGTGGTATCCTCCGCCGCCCCATCGTTCGGGACGTGGTGCTTCTCCATGGCGCGCACCAGCTCCATCTCGCCCTGCAGGACCTCCACGTCGGCGTTCGTGGCTTCCAGCTTCGCCTCCAGCTCCCTCGCGCGGCTCACCTCCCTGCGCGCCTCCTTCACCTTGGACCTCGCGGCCTCGATCTCCCGGGCGAACCGCTCTGCCTCGGCGACGTGCTGGGCCTCCAGCTCGCGGCGCTCCCGCTCGGCCTCGATGCGCGCGAGCTCCACCAGGACGTGCTCCTCGTTCGCCTCATCCACGCGCCGCTTCATCTCGTCGGCGGCCTGCAGGTTGGACTGGATCTTGCACACCGTCGCCACGACGTCGCTCTCGGCCTTGGCCTTGGCCTCCGCCGCGGACTTCACCTCCAGTTTCAGCTTGCGGAGCTCCCTCTTGACGCGCTCCAGCTCTTGCGACACCTCCGCGTACTGGGCCTCCTCGGCGCCATTCTTTCGTGTCCACGTTGCTTGCAGCCCTGACCTCTGGGACGTCGCCTTGGCCTTGGTCTGGTCGATTTGGCGCTCCAGCTCCTTGGCCATGGCTCGTGCTCTCGATAGCTCCGACTCGGCGCCGGCTCGCTCGTTATCCACTGACGCCTTCCGCTCGTTCAGCTTGTCCATGTCGGATTTCGCTCGTTGCTTCATTTCAGAGGACAGGTTCTGCATACAACAAGGTAGATATGAACTTAGTACTACAGTTAAACAGTACTCCAAGAAACAGGGAAGATATGGCAAGTCGTCCATGAATTTCGGGATTGAAAGAGTACCTCTTGAGCTCTGTTCTTGTCTGCCTTTCTTCCACCGATGCTCTCGCCGAAGATGCTCATTGTGGCTCTCACTGATCCACCATCCATGGCAGCCTCCATTGTGCTCCAAATGACGCAACCTAACAAGAAGTGTATACAAGCTGCTCGTATATCCTCACCAGACAAATCTGTAGGCTCACAGCGACGCAGACCATTGGAAATTTATTTGGTTGGAAGGGGAAGGAGAGGCAAAGGAGAGAGGGGAGTTTATGTGCTGCTGAACGAGGACAAGTGTTTCAGCCTCAGCTCTATCCTTCTTGGCAGGACTCGGAGGAGCTCACTACCACACAGCACAGCTGTTCCCGTTTTATCCACCCTGTTCCTGTCCCTGCCTCCCATCACGTTTTGAGAATTGTCTCTAGCAATTAGTAACTGACAGCTCCCGTTCAATTTATTTCGCTGTTTCGCTTGTAGCACTAGAATACCTCTCTGGGGCTTTGGAGTAAAACAGAAATGGGATTTTCCGCGATGCCTTTTGGCCACATAAATTGCAAGTGGCTCGTGTTGCATTGTATCGATGGGACAATGGCTGTATTTGGAAGGTAGACTTTTTTTCAATTAAGAAAATATTTCAATAACTAATTAACAATGATATACCAATTACATCTGTCATTCGgcttcttcttttctttcttttttttgcgTGGAACCGTCATCCGGCTTCTACAATACCATGATATCAAGAATTCACTTTTGCTATTTGTAAGGGCATCTCTAACAGATCCCATAAAAAATAGAGGAGTAAACTTTGAAGTAAaccttagagcatctacaacaCTAGCACTAAGACGGGCCGCCAGGGTGAAAATCCTATCCGCTAGGTCTTATTCCCACACAAATCCCGCTAATTTGTTAGCGTCGCCGCAAACTCAGGAGTTGGGCGACCCAACCTTTTGGCTCTCTATTTCTGTTCATTTTCCAACTTGTGTAGCGCCTGTTCTCTGCCACTTGCGTTGCAGGGGCAGACTGCACAGACGGTTAGCCCAAAATCCTTTTCCTAAGCGCCTATTCAAGCGTTGGGCATTGTAGCTGCCCTTAGTAGAGTAAGAATTAGGACGGTTGGAGACGACGATGGGGTTGAGATTTGGGACGGTTGGAGACGAcgattgtgacgcccccgattcaatcgtacactaatcatgcacgcaaacgtgtacgatcaagatcagggactcacgggaagatatcacaacacaactctaaaacataaataagtcatacaagcatcacaatacaagccaggggcctcgagggctcgaatacaaatactcgatcatagacaagtcagcgaacgcaacaatatctgagtacagacataagttaaacaagttgccataagatgactagcacaaactgagatacagatcgaaagaggcgcaggcctcctgcctgggatcctcctaactactcctggtcgtcatcagtgggctgcacgtagtagtaggcccctccggtgtagtaggagtcgtcgttgacggtggcgtctggctcctggactccatcgtctggtcgcagcaatcgggtagagaaaaggggaaaagggggaacaaggcaaccgtgagtactcatccaaagtactcgcaagcaaggagctacactacatatgcatgggtatatgtgtaaaggggcatatcggtggactgaactgcagaatgccagaataagagggggatatctaatgctgtcgaagactacgcttctggcagcctccgtcttgcagcatatagaagagagtagactgaagtcctccaagtagcatcgcatagcataatcctacccggcgatcccctcctcgatgccctgttagagagcgatcaccgggttgtatctggcacttggaagggtgtgttttattaagtatccggttctagttgtcataaggtcaaggtacaactccgggtcgtccttttaccgagggacacggctattcaaatagatcaacttccctgcaggggtgcaccacataacccaacacgcttgatcccatttggccggacacactttacGGGGTCATGCCCAGccgcggaagatcaacacgtcacagccccacctaggcacaacagagaggtcagcacgccggtctaaacctaagcgcacaggggtctgggccaatcgcccttagcacacctgcacgttgcgtgggtggccggaagcagacctagcaacctccagtACAACGGAAGTCAGTCACGCGGTCCAAtctggcgcgcgccgctcagtcgctgacgtcacgaaggcttcggctgataccacgacgccgagtgcccatatctttcccacgtagttggttagtgcgtatagaccaaatggccagactcagatcaaatacccagatctcgttaagcgtgttaagtatccgcgaacaccgaccagggccaagccacctctctcctaggtggtctcaacctgccctgtcgctccaccacaaagtaacagtcgggggccgtcgggaacccaggcccaccactac from Triticum urartu cultivar G1812 chromosome 3, Tu2.1, whole genome shotgun sequence encodes:
- the LOC125544501 gene encoding protein PLASTID MOVEMENT IMPAIRED 2-like produces the protein MEAAMDGGSVRATMSIFGESIGGRKADKNRAQENLSSEMKQRAKSDMDKLNERKASVDNERAGAESELSRARAMAKELERQIDQTKAKATSQRSGLQATWTRKNGAEEAQYAEVSQELERVKRELRKLKLEVKSAAEAKAKAESDVVATVCKIQSNLQAADEMKRRVDEANEEHVLVELARIEAERERRELEAQHVAEAERFAREIEAARSKVKEARREVSRARELEAKLEATNADVEVLQGEMELVRAMEKHHVPNDGAAEDTTRQKKGEAQDRALLQAAEAELSMAKNELESIKAGAFQFMTSMDRTRTEIMGVVQEIDRLKAQEKNADAQVQQLNAKLLKARAQMEAVTAADERSKAIVSNLTAAMQQLHAETEAASKEEELTMLEKRCVLAEADNVAAEMATAEERIRQSVKELEAAKASEASAMKKLKAAVESTMQARASAAPRRQGTITVSRFEYEYLSGRAALVRVVADKKVAAAQAWVQALKASEKEVAMRAEAAEREMREMGPREAQVASEAEKTAGEQKALEQELYDLNATAESVGLQCAYPRRRSSRVSATSKRSKGRRSSVSAANWNPKSPSFTIKRKKKMMPSLLKLIKEKRGGSDKSTN